Part of the Spinacia oleracea cultivar Varoflay chromosome 5, BTI_SOV_V1, whole genome shotgun sequence genome, TAATATGAAAAACCCAGACACGGCTTTGTTAGCGCTTCAATTTTTCCAGAGTAAGCTCAAATTAAGCAGAGAGGTCGTGTTATATAATGTTACTTTAAAGGTTTTGAGAAAAACGAGGGAATTAGACATGGCAGAGAAGCTGTTCGACGAAATGCTTCAGAGAGGTATTAAACCTGATAATGTTACTTTTTCTACTATTATTAGCTGTTGTAGGATGTGCAATATGCCACAAAAAGGTGTTGAGTGGTTTGAGAAGATGCCAGCTTTTGGTTGCAATCCTGATGATGTTACATATTCTGCTATGATTGATGCCTATGGAAGGGCTGGCAATGTGGATAGAGCCTTTGCTTTATACGACCGTGCTAGGACTGAGAGGTGGATTATTGATGTTGTGACATTCTCCACCTTGATTAAGATATATGGAAAGACCGGTAATTTTGATGGGTGTTTGAATGTTTATGAGGAGATGAAGGCTCTTGGGGCTAAGCCTAACTTGGTTATATATAATACATTGCTCGATGCTATGGGGCGCGCTAAAAGGCCCTGGCAAGCCAAGAATATTTTTAAGGAGATGACTAACAATGGGATTTCTCCGAGTTGGGGGACTTATGCTGCTCTTTTGCGGGCCTTTTGTCGAGCTCGTTACGGTGATGATGCCATCAAGGTctataaagaaatgaaggaaaaGGGACTAGAATTCAATGTTATTCTTTATAACTCACTTTTAGCAATGTGTGCTGATCTGGCATATGTTGATGATGCTGTAAAAATCTATGAAGAGATGAAGATTTCCGGGACTTTCCAACCAGATAGCTGGACATTTTCGTCGATGGTTACCATATATTCCTGCAGTGGACAAGTTGCGGAGGCAGAGAATGTGGTAAATGAGATGGTCGAAGCTGGTTTTGAGCCTAACATTTTTGTTTTAACCTCTCTTATCCAATGCTACGGGAAGGCCAATCAAACCGATGATGTAGTGAGGACATTTGACCGGGTGTTGGAATTGGGTATAATTCCGGATGATAGGTTTTGTGGTTGCCTTCTAAATGTTATGACACAAACACCCAAAGAAGAACTGAGTAAGCTCATAGGGTGCATTTTGATGTCTAATGAGAAGCTTGGTGCGGTGGTTCAAATTTTGTTGGAGGGTGAAAGCAGTGAAGGGCATTTCAAAGGAGCTGCATCTGAACTCTTTGGTACCATTAGCATGGATGTAAAGAAGGCTTATTGTAATTGCTTGATTGATTTATGTGTCAACCTTAATTTGTTGGAGAGAGCTTGTGAGCTTTTGGACCTGGGTCTGACTTCTCAAATATACAGTGATTTACAGTCTAGGACTTCCACTCAGTGGTCTTTGCACTTGAAATCCCTTTCCCTTGGAGCTGCTCTTACTTCATTACATGTTTGGACGAATGACTTAGAAAAGGCCATAGAAAAGGGTGAGGAACTTCCGCCACTCCTTGGTATTAACACAGGACATGGAAAGCACAAGTACTCTGAGAAAGGATTAGCAGGTGTATTTGTGGCACATCTGAAGGAACTTAATGCACCATTTCACGAGGCTCCAGACAAGGTTGGCTGGTTTCTGACAACAAAAGCTGCAGCACAATCATGGTTGGAGTCTCGAAAGTCCCCTGAAAATGTTTCTGGATAGGCCCCCTTTGTCCATTTCCAAATTTTGTGGAGGGATTCTTCATCTTTACTGTAATTGTAAGTGCTCTTCTTCGCATCCTtttatttattagataaaaTCTTTTATATAGAGCTGATATGT contains:
- the LOC110791605 gene encoding pentatricopeptide repeat-containing protein At4g16390, chloroplastic, with the translated sequence MASHSSYLCDFPSKIHHLTPFSSSSSSSSFRLPLTLKPNSTSSHSRLILVKSSQLSINDPIQIQTGSVNPDARKSYVWVNPNSPRAAQLRKHSYESRYSSLVDIAHSLDLCDATHEDVVKVLFGLGDNVVEQDAVTVLNNMKNPDTALLALQFFQSKLKLSREVVLYNVTLKVLRKTRELDMAEKLFDEMLQRGIKPDNVTFSTIISCCRMCNMPQKGVEWFEKMPAFGCNPDDVTYSAMIDAYGRAGNVDRAFALYDRARTERWIIDVVTFSTLIKIYGKTGNFDGCLNVYEEMKALGAKPNLVIYNTLLDAMGRAKRPWQAKNIFKEMTNNGISPSWGTYAALLRAFCRARYGDDAIKVYKEMKEKGLEFNVILYNSLLAMCADLAYVDDAVKIYEEMKISGTFQPDSWTFSSMVTIYSCSGQVAEAENVVNEMVEAGFEPNIFVLTSLIQCYGKANQTDDVVRTFDRVLELGIIPDDRFCGCLLNVMTQTPKEELSKLIGCILMSNEKLGAVVQILLEGESSEGHFKGAASELFGTISMDVKKAYCNCLIDLCVNLNLLERACELLDLGLTSQIYSDLQSRTSTQWSLHLKSLSLGAALTSLHVWTNDLEKAIEKGEELPPLLGINTGHGKHKYSEKGLAGVFVAHLKELNAPFHEAPDKVGWFLTTKAAAQSWLESRKSPENVSG